In one Carassius carassius chromosome 12, fCarCar2.1, whole genome shotgun sequence genomic region, the following are encoded:
- the LOC132154741 gene encoding death-associated protein kinase 3-like gives MAGFRQEDVELYYEMGEELGNGQFAIVRKCKEKSTGTEYAAKFIKKRRLSSSRRGVSREEIEREVNILREIQHSNIVTLHDIFENKTDVVLILELVSGGELFDFLAEKESLTEEEATQFLKQILDGVHYLHSKRIAHFDLKPENIMLLDKNVLNPRIKLIDFGIAHQIKDGNEFKNIFGTPEFVAPEIVNYEPLGLEADMWSIGVITYILLSGASPFLGETKQETLTNISAVNYDFDEEYFSNTSELAKDFIRRLLVKDPKKRMTIEDSLQHPWIKVIKRRNVRPEECERKTERRRLKTTRLKEYTIKSHSSMPPNNTYVNFERFSQVMEEISAAEEGLRELEKNQRSWAEDMAALLSIYEEKESWYKEENESIAADLNQIKQELQTAQALRRQSQEEARAAMLSANALKRKFGRLENRYEVLAEQMSSEVRWVEELVRSISPEKDTRSTSVA, from the exons ATGGCTGGCTTCAGACAGGAGGATGTGGAGCTGTACTATGAAATGGGAGAGGAGTTAGGAAA TGGGCAGTTTGCCATTGTGCGTAAATGTAAAGAAAAGAGCACTGGAACAGAATATGCCGCCAAGTTTATCAAGAAGAGACGCCTGTCATCCAGCCGACGAGGCGTGAGCAGAGAAGAGATTGAGCGGGAAGTGAACATCCTTCGAGAGATCCAACACAGCAACATCGTCACCCTCCATGACATCTTTGAGAACAAGACCGACGTAGTCCTGATTCTGGAGCTGGTGTCTGGAGGGGAGCTGTTTGACTTCCTGGCTGAGAAGGAGTCACTGACTGAGGAGGAGGCCACGCAGTTCCTCAAGCAGATCCTGGATGGAGTTCACTACCTCCACTCGAAACGCATAGCACACTTTGACTTGAAG CCTGAGAACATAATGCTGCTGGATAAAAATGTGCTGAACCCCAGAATCAAGCTGATAGATTTTGGAATTGCTCATCAGATTAAGGAtggaaatgaatttaaaaacatcttTGGAACTCCTGAGTTTGTTG cacCGGAAATTGTGAATTATGAGCCTCTTGGTCTGGAGGCAGATATGTG GAGCATTGGAGTTATCACATATATACT CTTGAGTGGCGCTTCTCCGTTTCTTGGTGAGACCAAACAAGAAACACTTACCAACATTTCAGCTGTCAACTATGACTTCGATGAAGagtacttcagtaacacaagtgAGCTCGCCAAGGACTTTATTCGCCGACTGCTGGTCAAGGATCCTAA GAAGAGGATGACAATCGAAGACAGTCTCCAGCATCCCTGGATCAAG GTGATTAAGAGGCGTAATGTTCGGCCTGAGGAGTGCGAGCGTAAGACAGAGCGCAGACGACTGAAGACCACCCGTCTAAAGGAGTACACCATCAAATCCCACTCCAGCATGCCTCCCAACAACACCTATGTCAACTTTGAGCGCTTCTCCCAGGTCATGGAGGAGATCTCAGCAGCTGAGGAAGGCCTACGTGAGCTGGAGAAGAACCAGCGCTCCTGGGCTGAGGACATGGCTGCTCTGCTCTCCATCTATGAGGAGAAAGAAAGCTGGTACAAGGAGGAGAATGAAAGCATCGCAGCAGATCTGAATCAGATCAAACAGGAGCTACAGACAGCACAAGCCCTGCGCAGACAGAGCCAAGAAGAGGCCCGTGCTGCCATGCTGTCAGCCAATGCCCTCAAACGCAAGTTTGGCCGGTTGGAGAACCGCTACGAAGTGCTCGCTGAACAGATGAGCTCAGAGGTTCGCTGGGTGGAAGAGCTGGTGCGCTCAATTTCACCTGAAAAAGACACTCGCAGCACCAGCGTGGCTTAA